DNA from Rhipicephalus microplus isolate Deutch F79 chromosome 5, USDA_Rmic, whole genome shotgun sequence:
CAACATCCATTTCTCTGTGTTTTAATTTTTACTTTGGTcaatgtagtgcaacaggggttTTTTACCTTCACCGTGCCCCATGAACATAAAAACTAAAATTAACATAAACGTTCCAATACGCCTTGTTTATCTTTTTGGAGAGCCAAGAATGTAGTTTAAGAAGAGTTTTGTTCACCTGAAAGAAATGTAGTCGTCCTGGTTGGCAAAGGTGACAACGCGGTGGGAGTCCTCCTTCGGGACCGGGAAAAGGTACTTGAGGATGTTGACCACCTGTAAGGGATGAAGGGGCTACTAATCTAACACCTTATCCAACCGCGGAGCTTAGCTCAGCAAGAAGTGATGTTCTCACCATGGCTGATCAAAACTTAGCTACGGTGAAAACTTAATTTCACGAAACCTGACATAATTAAGTTCCCGATCTAACAAAAAATTTTCGCTACCTGGGAAATGGTGTTGACATCAACCCAAATCACTGCACTAATGTGGCCACCTAATCCAATGTACCAAAGTTCTTTCTAAAGTAACTCAGTGAACAAGTGGTAATTCCCTTCCAATTTTAAGCATGATGGGTTTTCCTACAAGCACTCACTGGGCTTCTCTAATGAGATTCTGTAATATGTACGACTCGAATGCTATAGAATTAAAGCATCTAGGTACTTTAGTTACAATACTAGGTTTACTTTGATGAGGCTGCATGCCGCATCCATGCATGGACACAGCAGTCGATAGCGCTCTTTACATGCCGGATGGTGCTAGAGGCGGTGGTGGCTGCTTTAGTTATTTCTGTGGTTTATGTGAGAGATAACACTCATTAACTCCTCGCATCTTTCTCGTGCAGCCTACTTTCACTATTGTTGCATTCGTTTTCTACGTCACTCCATGATCCTGTAGCCTGTAATAGCTTCTCATGACCGCCTGGCCTGCACCGCCCAAATTTTTTAGACACGCAGCTGTGtttagcaagcaaaaaaaaaaaaaggtttcgtgATAGCTCTTGGGTGTCAGTATTCCAGATTTCAAAGGATCAGAAAGTCTTTTTCTTGATCTTACAAAGCTGCTAATCCAGTAGAATAATTCAAGCGTGGTCATCACATAGCTAAAATGAGTTTCTACAGTACTTTCATACCATGTTGCCACAGGACATAAACTATGATGAAATGTGAAGTAGTTTCCAGGTCACTCACAGCTGCCCTACACACACGCCGGCATGGCTGTTGCAGCAGCCGCACAATAGTATTTCTCAAGCTCTTGTCCTACCTAGGTCAGGTCAACCATTTGTGCATGATACTTGTGAGAGCAATGAAAGAAGGGCCTCTTTTGTCATTAAAAATGTATCCAATTTTACTCATAGTCCTAGTAAATGGTGGCAGTGATATTGAGAAGGAGGGTAAATAACAATTTCAGATTATGACACATTTAAACCTTTGTTAACGAGTGTTTCATAAGATCTTGCTGTCTCTTGAACTTTAATAGCTATGATATAATTAGAAACACTGCACTTAATTCTTCAACATGCATATATTGGTTTTGAAATGTTGTATATCCCTCTCAAACAGTGTGTGGCTTCTTTGTAATTATAATCTCACTTTTTTGTTTCTATTACCACTCACATCTTTAAGTGTATTGACACTAAGGGTAACataaataaaattaataaataaatgaacctTGCTCAACAAATGGTGCTGATGGCACCAGTGCTTTATATTTCCAGCGCCGGAACAGGTGTTTTAAAGAACTTACCCTCTTTCCAAGCCTGGTCTTGAAGTTGTGGAAGATCAGATGGGGGTAGGCTTCCGACATTGTGCCAATGTTGGGAATATCATGCCTCATGACTGTGTTCAATATGGTGAAGTAGGCTGTTGGCCCATATGGAAGATGGCAGACCACCAGGCCATCTGGAAAAATACAGGAATGGGGTTGCAGCCATAGTTTATTAATAATCAGCATAGTGGCACTGTGAAGCCCCAATTAAAATAATCACAGAAACACACCTGGATTGCCCCTAGTCTCATGAACAACAATGAAGTCTGTGACCTCATTTGCACGGCAGGCTTCGATGAGCTGCTTCATTTCGTAGCCACCACGATTCATCCTCTGAGCGTTGGGAAAGATTAGCCGAATTTCCTGCATGGAAGACAAATCGGCCACTGTCATTCTGCATACAAGCCACAACAGGTAAGAATATTGTGTGTATCTTTTATTGGAAAATAAATCTTTCATGTCAGCATTACTAGTTCTTTAACTAGGTATTTAAAAGCAACACTTATGTATTTATATAAAGTACAATTAACTAATTTGTTTGCATGAAGTCCAGTGAGCTCCGACCTGCCTTgatcaagaagaaaaaagctGCTGTATCGTTTGAAAGTGGTTTAATTTTGATTCGAATAATTTTTTACATATTCTCTGTCtcacaaaaatacacacacaaatACTTCCTCTTTGTGAGCAGTCTTATTTATGAAGCAGGCATAAGAACATTGCTTGACACATACACACGTTATGGACAAGACTGTTTTCAAGGTGCATTTTTATTCCAGTTAACATAAAATGTCAACGAAAAAAATGCAATAGAAGTTTTGTATGTGGTCGCTAATCACCTTGGCAAACTGCTTTAGCTTGGAACTTGGATCCCTAGAAGTTGTTACAACAATCTTGGGGTCACGCACTCCTGCCCAACGGTATTCGTCGTCTTCATGACTCACCACACCTGCGATGAAGAAGCCTTACAGATTCGCATTCCTGACACACGAAGCTTTACTTGATCAACAGTGAGCGTCAACATGCGGACTCAAGGCTTGTGCACCGGGCTAGCACATAATGTTCTGGCACGGTGACATCCAAACCGTGTATTATGTCACTGCTGTGAGCCACACAATGCGCGCTTTGCTGATTCACGAGCTTACCTTCCCCTCCGGGATCATCCCAGTCCAAGGCACGCTGCAAGTTAAGAGCTTCCTCGCGTAGTTCATAAGGAATCGGACGGTTCTCTAAAGAACAAAATGATAATAACACGAAGATGAGGAAAAACATACGCTTTGCTGCGCACTACGCGAGAGCCATAGCCGCAGATCATTCGCACAAACCTTCTAGCGCTTGTTTTAGGCGCTCTTTTTTCTCTTCGATGGTTCTCCTTTTGTCCTCGATTGACTTCCTATACAAGTATTCTCGCCTTTCGCGAGCAAGCCGCCGCAACTGCAGTGACAACAAGATAAATGTCAATATGCATATTTAAGTGCGTATGAAGTTCAGGCCATCAAAGCGCGTTACACAAAACGACACCTAAGATGCTGAATGAACTCACCATAGCGTAGTTGATTAAGTGGCACTACTCACACTACCAAGCCAAGAAGTACAATCTGCGAAAGACAGAGACTACACATGGAGCGTTGCGTTGGTTACACCGTGGTTACACAAAATTACACGCACGCCACTATGGATTGGCTAGAAGCTTGGCTTGATGTCAAGTAATAAAGCGGCATATCGGCACTGAGTGACCAAGCATGAACACTACTGTTGAATATTGTAATTTGTTGCACTAAGCTTTAATATTTTTTGTGAAATAACTTTTGGGGTAAATAAAAGTGTTTGAATTTAGAATAAATGTTATAAATTGAAACGTGTGAAAGTAAATGAATTGGAAGAGGCCTGGTTACGATTTCGAAACGTTTTGAGCTGCCGTGGTTCCCAAGATGGCAGCTGCTGCCCCAGCGGAGAAAGCTAGTCTCAGTTTTAAATTCACAAAAAAAGTCGAGAACAAAGTACTAAGCTGCGAAAATAGTAGAACAGAACGTGAAGTCAATGAAGAAAGGGATTACGTAGTTTCCGTCGACGACAGTGTTGTGAAAAGGTACCAAAACCGTCTCGTATGTTTACTTGGATCGTGATTGTCTTTGAAGAGAACGATATTGTCTTCAATACAATGCTGCGAAATCTTACAGAAGTGACATTAGCAGTATGTGTAGCTTAGGCCGACTGGAATATTGTCCTCTCTAACATGTGGGCGTAAAAATACAGAGATTTACTACAGCTCACTTGCAGCCTTTTCTTCTCGCTTTTTTTCAGTTCGCTACCAAAGGCCGAGAAGAAAGAGCTGGTTATCCCACTTATAAAGAACAACGTTTGGAGGGTACCAAAGAACGAAAAATCAGGTACCCAGAAAGATGCAGGAGACATCCATATACCCGATGAAGACAAAACAGAACTCTCCTTGGAGCAGCAAGCCATTAAAGAAATACTTGCAGGTATCTTATTGCACCTTTTTCTTCCGGTCTTTACTAGTTGTGAATGATCAATTCTTTGACCGAAACAATAAGTAATCAGGACAACTTCAACTTGTGTTTTGCTGGTTCCTTGGTGTGATTCTTGCGTCGCGTATGTAGTTTTGTGACTAGCAACGCGCACATGTGGTCACCCTAACACCAACTTCCTAAGCAGATGAGTTGATAGATGTCACCATAGTTTTATCTCATGAAAAGCATGTGAGCTTACTGTACTAGTGCCACAACTTCAGCAAAATCTCTGTTTATCACGGCACATGTCAGtgccagtggcatagccagggggtggcacaccatgCCCCCTACCCtcgatttttttttgtgctatggcatacagtaaaaaaaaatttagaggGTGCAGTCCCCAAAATCAAGGAggtacatcccccccccccccccgcccaaaaaaaaaaaaaaaaattctggcggcTATGCCCTTGGTCAGTGCACACCAGGTGAAGCAACAAATATAAAGCCTGTAAAATTTCAGAAAATGTGGTCAATAAGGCGATTTATAAAGTGCCAATGCATGCTTACATTAATTCATCTTTTCGCTTCACTTAAGACATTTCCTTACATGACTTTGAAAAGAATGAAAAATGTAGGTGAATAAAATGAGTTCGCAATCAAGCACGTGTGATTGTAAGCACTGGTATCGTGCTTATGAGTAGGTTAAGATCCTCGGTGGGTAGAATTGTTTTGTGACCAAAAAATAGTCAGTGCTTCTGACAAACCTGTGTCTTGGTTGTATCCCAAAATGCAGTAAAGAATGCGCACAGAGAATATAAAGGCAGGTATTCCAATAAAGCCAAAGAGAcatctatgtttttttttatgtgttacATTATCTTGTGCAGTATTGATAAGATGTCTGTG
Protein-coding regions in this window:
- the LOC119175021 gene encoding U3 small nucleolar ribonucleoprotein IMP4, with amino-acid sequence MLRRLARERREYLYRKSIEDKRRTIEEKKERLKQALEENRPIPYELREEALNLQRALDWDDPGGEGVVSHEDDEYRWAGVRDPKIVVTTSRDPSSKLKQFAKEIRLIFPNAQRMNRGGYEMKQLIEACRANEVTDFIVVHETRGNPDGLVVCHLPYGPTAYFTILNTVMRHDIPNIGTMSEAYPHLIFHNFKTRLGKRVVNILKYLFPVPKEDSHRVVTFANQDDYISFRHHTFKKEGKDYQLEEVGPRFELKLYEIKLGTLDAAAALDVEWSLRPYMNTAKKRRFLSDEDAFDKEESSK